The genomic DNA ATCATCAATAATTCGACTTTGGTATTTTTTTAGTAAAGATTGACATTTTGTAACAGTTTTCGTAAGAGCGGGCCACCTTCCTCCTCTAACAAGATCACTAGTTTCTTCCAATTTATGTTGAATTTCTTGCAATTCAACTTGCTTGATAGGGAGAGCGTTTCTGAGGATTGCATTAGGGTCTTTTACTGCATTTCCAGTAGGTAAATCAGCGCGAACTTCAATCGGTTTAAAGAGAAAAACTTGAAAAATTATGATAGATAGAATTAAGAAAAGTTTGTTCTGATTTGATAAGAATTTTTGCATAGCACTCTTGCAGGTTATGATCCTTGGGGATGTAATACAGGAATGATTTCCAGTAACGATTTTCGCACAGGTACCACCATCGAATTGGATGGACAAGTTTGGCGCGTTGTAGAATTTCTACATGTCAAGCCTGGTAAGGGTTCTGCTTTTGTGCGAACAAAATTAAAATCAGTTCAAAGCGGCAATGTAGTTGAAAAAACTTTTCGAGCCGGAGAATCAGTACAGCAGGCTATCTTAGAGAAGTCTAACCTCCAACATACTTATGTGGAGTCTGGAGATTATGTTTTTATGGATATGACAAGTTTTGAAGAAACAAGACTTTCTGCTGAACAAATCGGAAGAGGTTCAAAGTATTTGAAAGAAGGAATGGAGGTTAACGTTGTTTTTTACAATGATAAAGTTTTAGAAGTTGAACTTCCTATATCTATCACTTTAAAAGTCACAGAAACTGATCCTGGGGTTAAAGGCGATACAGCAAGTGGGGGCACAAAACCAGCTATTCTAGAAACAGGTGCTCAAGTTATGGTCCCTTTGTTTATTTCTGTAGGAGAAATGATAAAGGTTGATACTCGTAACGATAGTTATCTTGGACGTGAAAATTAATGGCTATGAAATTAGATCATGAAGACTTAAATCGCTTAATAGAGAAAATCTCAACAAGCGATATTCAAGAATTCTCCCTTGAAGGAGAAGATTTTAAACTTGAAATAAAGAGGAACTTGTTTGATCAGAATCAATTACCTAATAATTTGGTTTCTAACAATTCTGTTCCTAATAATTCATTTGATAAGCAAATAATTTCAAGTCAAAAATCCATAAACGAAAATGTTTCGATTTCTAATGTCCCAGAAACTCCTCAAGTTGCCCCTCCTGGACGCTCAGATCTTACTGAAATCACTTCTCCTATGGTTGGAACCTTTTATAGGGCTGCAGCTCCTGGTGAGGAGCCTTTCGTCGAAGTAGGGAATATTGTTAAGGTTGGTCAAACCATCTGTATATTGGAAGCGATGAAATTGATGAATGAAATTGAATCTGAATTTAATGCTGAAATAGTAGAGATTCTTGTTGAAAATGGAACCCCGGTTGAATTTGGTCAAGTTTTAATGCGTGTTAAGCAGTCTTGAATTTCTTGTCATTTCAATTGCAGTTTTTATAGCCTCAATCATGCTTTGAGATTGAGCTATTCCTTTGCCAGCAATATCAAACCCTGTTCCATGATCTGGAGATGTTCTGACAAAAGGTAAGCCTAGTGTGGTATTGACTGAGTAATTAAGAGCGATAACTTTCATTGGTATTAAACCTTGATCATGATACATAGCAAGAATCCCATTATGTGTTTCAGTATCTTTGTTTCTCCAAGCTTTTGCAGAGGAATTCCAGCAACTATCAGGAGATAAAGGGCCTATTAATTTAATATCTTTATTTTTTTCATTCCAAGCAATTAATGAGTCATTAAGCCAAATTTTTTCTTCATTGCCTAAAAGGCCTTCTTCGCCAGCATGAGGGTTTAATCCGGCCACTTTTAAAGTAGGATTCTCAATATATGTACTACAAAACTTTTTTAAGAGATCTAGTTTTGAGTGAATTAATTCTATTGTTAGAAGTTTGGGAACTTCGCAAAGAGCTACGTGAGTTGTAGCGAGTAAAGTATTAAATCTCCAACCTGTAATTGGTGACTTAGCAGTAAATAACATTCCAACATTTTTTACTCCACATGATTTTGCTAATACTTCGGTCTGTCCAGAGAAATGATGACCCGCCAATGACCATGATTTCTTGCAAATTGGGCCAGTTACAAGTGCTGAATTAGGATATTGTTTTACTATTTCAATTGCTTTTATTAAGTATTTGAAACTTGAATTTCCATAACTTGATTTAGAAGGATTATTAGACGAAGAAATTTCGAGATCATGAATTTGAAAATTATTGGGATTTGCGATATTTTTTACTCCTAGAGATCTAAGATTTTTATATGTATTTTGTAAATTTTTATTGGATCCGACTAAAATATATTCAATATTTTCTGGTATTTGTCGAGAAAATAGTGCTTTTAGAATTATTTCAGGTCCTATTCCAGACTCATCTCCAATACTTATTACAACTTTAAAATTATTTTTACTATTAAAGTTCATAACAAGGTTTCAAGATTGTTACTTTTAAACATTCAAAAGACAATTTTTTAGTCCTAATTTGTAGTTTTTATAAATTAGTTTATATCCGAGTGTTTTGCATAATAATTTATTAGAAACTCTTCTGTTTTCCATCCAAAAAGATTTGGCAATAGGCGATAACTCTTTTTTTGCATCCTCAAAAAATATTGGCTCTGGCATTTTAGTGCCAAGTAAATCATAACAATATTGAATTACTTCCATTTGAGAACAGGGTTCATCATCTCCAATATTGATGATTTGATAAAACTTTAAAGAATCTTTATTCTTTAATAAATAAATAATTGCACTTACAATATCAGCGACATGAATCCTTGAAAATACTTGATTTTTTTTAACAATGACGCGAATTTTGTTGTTTTTGATTGCTTCAAAAGTCGATCTTCCAGGTCCATAAATACCTGGTAATCTAAAAATTTGCACTGGCAAACCTGATGCAATCCATTCTTTTTCGCAATTTAATCTTTTCTGACTTCTTTTTTGAAAAGGATTAGGAATGTCTATCTCAGAAACCCAATCACCTTGAGTATTGCCATATACGCCTGTGGTAGATAAATATCCAACCCATTCAAGTGAACAAGTTTTTAGTTTACTTTTAAGACATTTTAATACTGGATCATTACCATTTTTATCTGGAGGTATACAGCTAAGAATATGAGTTACCCCATCAAAAATTTCTTTGTTAGGCAGTATGTTTGTTTCACTGTTAAAAATAAAGCTATTAGGATCTTTGTTTTTAGACCTTGAGCTAGTTAAAGCAGTAAAACCCAATTTTCTTATGGTTTTTGTAAAGAAACTACCGCTGTAGCCACATCCTAAGATTAAAAATTTACTTTTTTTATTAAGTGAACTTGCGATATTATTCATATGGTATTAAAGTAGTACATATGTATTAATTAATGATGAAGACAGCTGTTAAACCTAATTTGAAATCAAAAACTTTTTGCAGTAGTAAAATTTATGTTCGTTTGAAAGAAACAGAAACAAGTTATTTTAATTTTAAATTCTACCAAAAGTTATTTGTTATTATCATCTCATTTTCTGCAATTTTAATATACCCTGAATCTCCAAGAAATTTTGAAAATATATGTGAAACTTACAACTCTAAAATAATGTGCAATGTTTGGTAGTTAAGCAGCTTTATATGTTGATTCATTTGCTTCACAATTTTTTTTATTTGTTTTGAAGTTTGGATTTGCCCATTGTAATAATCTTATCGCTAATCTTAAATCACCTTCTAACCAAGCTCTAATAGCCATTGCTCTTCTTGGGTCATAAAATTTTTGTCTTCTATACCAATACAAAGCATTTTCGTCTGATTTATCTCCATTACAAGAAAGACATGCTGGGACGCAGTTTTCTGTTGTACTCAAGCCTCCTTGACTTCGTGGTAATACATGGTCTATAGATTCAGATGGTTTTCCGCAATATATACAACTTTTTCCTGTAAACCTATGAATTGATTTTCGCCATTGTCTTAATCTGAACTTGGGACATAAATCCTCTAAAAACACCGCATCGTTAATATGCATTCAGACTATTTAATTAAATAAATAATGGCTTGAATATGTAAAAAGTCAATATTTTTTTTCTATTTTTTACCTTAAATTTGCCGGCAAAAATTTAATTTAGTGTTGATAGATACAAAATTAAATTTATTGAATTTTTTAAAAAGTATTATCTCTTTAGAAGCCTATATTAGTAACTATATCTTTCAAGAGTTTCTTCATTAAATTCCTCATTAGCTTCTTCTAATTCTTTTTCTAATCTTTTTCTTTTGTTTTCTCTATCTTTAGACTCTTTTTGCTTTTTTTCTTCCTCCTTTTCTAAATCTCTTATTAGTTTTCTATTTGGATGAAGATTATCAAGGTATTCAACACAATAGCTGAAGGTTTCTCTATCTCTAATTACCGATTCAGTAATTTGTGCTGCTGCTTGTTTAGGAGAGACTTTGAAAAGACCTCCTTTTTGTTTTTTTATATATGTGTATGCAGCTTCCCAACTACTTTCATGATCATTACCTCCATCCCTCATGGTACAGAAAATTTCCGCTCCAAATGAGCCAGCTTTAACTTTGGATGTTTGGAGTGATAATGGACATATTATTCCTAGAGTTAAAAAAATAAATTTTTTTTTAAATCCTTGCATTTAATTTTTGCTACCCTTTTAAAAATATCTTTTATTGGAAATATGTCTATAGAAATTTAAGATTTTATTACTCCAAATAAGTTTAAAAATTTTACAACTAACGGAAGAATTAGAAGAACAGTAATCAACCTTACTGCGTGGAGAGTTGCCACTGCAGCTCCTACTCCATATTCAGAGCCAACAAGACTCATACCGCTGATGCCTCCTGGAGCAGCACCAAGAATTGTTGTTATTACATCTATATTAAGTAATCTGCTTGTCCATAATCCAATTGCTAATCCTGTAATAACTAAAGTAAAAGTTATTAAAATGGCTGGTCTCCATAAGGTTTGAAGATCAATTAATGAGTCTTTGGTTAAAGATGTACCAATAACTGTTCCAATGCCAATTTCTAGTATTGTTCTTGTCCCAATTGGCCATTCTGCTACGTCAACTTTCCCGCTGATGCTAAGTATGCTTGCGCCTATTAATGCTCCTGCAAGAGGCGCCGCAGGTATACCTGTTTTTAGGGCTAAAGCCCCAAAAATTCCACCTGCAATTAGATAATAGATTAGATTTATGTTTGGCATAAATTTAAGGGATGTTTGGACATAATATTAGAAAAATTTTTTTTTGCTTGGGTTTATAGTCAAATTATATTTTTGTTTTCCTCTCGTAATGTCCCCTTTTATTGGCATAATATTACTTAAAGCATGAAAATTTATGTCTTCACAAATTTCATATAAAGCTAATAAAAGCCGGATAAAGAAAAAATTATCTTTTTTTGAGGGTGGTCACCAGCTTGAAAAATTAGAGTTTGCTCTTGCAATAGCTCAAACTAACGGAGATGAGAAAAAATCAATAGTTCTTCGAAAAAAGATTGTTGAGTTAGGGGGAAATATTGAAGAGCCAGGTACTTAACTTAACTTGCCGCAAGATATTTAGATGCTACAACTAATGCTTCACCAGCTTGCTCGGCTGTGATTTTGCCTAGGTTAAGAAGTGTATTACTGATAGCTGAGACCACCGTAATAATGTCTCTATCATTAACATAACCTAAGTGTCCGACTCTAAATATTTCCCCTTTTAAATGATCTTGTCCACCAGCAAGTAAGATATCAAAATTATTTTTTATTGTTTTTCTAAATTCTTCAGCATCAACTCCATCTGTTTTTATTGCAGTAATTGAAGGACTTAAATATTTTTCATCAGCAAATAATTTTAGATTTAAAGCCTTTACAGCATTGCTCATTGCTAATTTGTGTTTATTGTGTCTTAGAAAAATGTTTTCTAAGCCTTCTTCTCTCATCATTTTTAAAGCTTCATCTAAAGCAAAAACTAAATTAACTGCTGGAGTGTATGGATTACTGTTACTTAAGAGACTCTTTCTGTACGATTTTAAATTTAAATAAAATTTTGGTAAGTTAGATTTTTCTGTAGCTTCCCATGCTTTTTGGCTCATTGATATAAAACTAAGCCCAGGAGGTATCATATATCCTTTTTGTGACCCTGAAGCAACGATATCTAGTTCCCATGCATCTACAGGCACATTGCAAGCACCAAGACTCGTAACGCAGTCAACAATTGATAAAGCTTTTCTATGTTCGCGAATATATGAACTTATAGTTTCTAGATCATTAATTACACCTGTTGAGGTTTCAGAATGAGTCAAAATAACTGCCTTTATTTCTTTTTGTTTATCTTCCTCTAATATCTTTTTGAATTTTTCGGGATCAAGTGGAGTACCCCATTCGGAATCAATTTTTATTACCTCTAAACCAAATTCTTTAGCAACTTTTACCCATCTTTCGCCAAATTTTCCATTTTCTCCACAAATTACTTTATCTCCTCTACTTAAGGTATTTATTATTCCAGCCTCCATCGCGGCGGTCCCACTACCAGTGATTGTTAGAACATCATTTTGAGTTTGATGAAGCCATTGTAAATTTTTAGTAGTGCTTTCTACGAGATCTTGAAATTCTTTACTTCGATGACCTATTGGATGCTTACTTAATGCTTGTAAAACTTTTTCTGGAACTGGTGTGGGTCCAGGAATCATCAATGATAATTTTTGCTGTATGGCCACTTTTTGTTAAATAGGTCATTCTTAGATTAGTTCTCATTATATATTTTTCAATTACTTGATTTGAAAAAAGGATTATCTTTACCTTTGTGGGTTGCTGGAGCTGCTAGGTCAGCATTAAAAAAACTAGTAGGGTTGCCATTTGAAAATTATGAACTAATAAAAATTCCTAATGAAAAAAAAGAAATAAAAATTGAGATTCATTCTGTTGGTTTAATTAAAGATGACTCGCATGCATTAGGAATTACCTTTGCACAGTCAGGCTTAGATCTTGACATTACACAAAACTTAGAAATATGGACGATAGCCTCTTTAGAAAAAATTTCTTTTAATAATCCTGTTCACACAATTCCAATAAATATTATTGCAGGATCTGGTGTAGGGATAAAAGAAGATACATCAGAGATATGCATTTCTAATTTTGCAAAAGAAGTTTTATATGAAAATTTATTAGATAGTATTCCTGAGGGCTTTAATTTGAAATTGGAAATTATTTTTCCAAAGGGAGCATTTTTAGCTGAAAGAACTAGTAATAAGTCATTTGGTATTGTTAATGGATTATCTATTATTGGTACTTCTGCTGAGACTTATTCAAGTGCTTCACCTGATCAATTAGAAGAGGCTAAAAATAATTTAGCAAAGTTAATTCAAAATGATTTTAAAGGGGAGGTTGTATTTGTTATTGGTGAAAATGGGTTAAATTTGGCAAAAAATTATGATGTTAATTTGCCAATTATCAAAATTGGAAATTGGATAGGACCATTATTAGTTGACGCAGCAATAAAAAAAGTAAAAACTGTAATTTTATTTGGTTATCACGGAAAATTAATTAAATTAGCAGGTGGTATTTTTCATACACATAATCATTTAGCTGATGCAAGAATTGAGATTCTTGTTTATTTAGCTGTTCAAGAAAAGTTACCACCTGAAATAATAGTTGAATTATCTCAGTTAGATAATCTTGAGAATGCATTACAACTTCTTGAAAGATTTAATAAATCTTTAGCTGATAAATTATTCAAGAATTTATCTAATACGATCGAAAAGCGTTCTTTTACTTATGTAAATAGGTATGTAAAAACTGATATGGAAATCGCATCAATCATTTTTGATAGAAAAAGGAAAATAAGGTGGGCTGGAAATTATGGTAATAAGTATGTTTCTTATTTTCAATGAAATTAATTTGTGATTCATTATGCTTTTGTAAATAAATTAAGCTAACTTTTATACATGAGTCAAACATCTTTAAAAAAAGAACGAGATCCTTCAATATTAATCTTAGATTTCGGATCTCAATATTCTGAATTGATTGCTAGAAGAATTAGAGAAACTAATGTTTTTTCTCTTGTAGTAAGTAATTGTATTTCAATTGAGGAAATTAAAAATATTAACCCTAAAGGGATTATTTTGAGTGGAGGCCCAAATTCTGTATATGACCAAAACGCTCCTAAGTGTGATGAAAAAATTTTTAGTTTAGGAATTCCTATTCTTGGCATATGCTATGGCATGCAATTAATCGTCAAAGAGCTTGGAGGATCTGTTATTTCAGCAATCAAAAAAGCAGAATATGGTAGAGCACCAATCATTATAGATCAAGAATCTGACCTCCTTTCTGATGTTGAAGATAAATCTATTATGTGGATGAGTCATGGGGATTCAATTA from Prochlorococcus marinus XMU1402 includes the following:
- a CDS encoding NAD-dependent epimerase/dehydratase family protein; amino-acid sequence: MNNIASSLNKKSKFLILGCGYSGSFFTKTIRKLGFTALTSSRSKNKDPNSFIFNSETNILPNKEIFDGVTHILSCIPPDKNGNDPVLKCLKSKLKTCSLEWVGYLSTTGVYGNTQGDWVSEIDIPNPFQKRSQKRLNCEKEWIASGLPVQIFRLPGIYGPGRSTFEAIKNNKIRVIVKKNQVFSRIHVADIVSAIIYLLKNKDSLKFYQIINIGDDEPCSQMEVIQYCYDLLGTKMPEPIFFEDAKKELSPIAKSFWMENRRVSNKLLCKTLGYKLIYKNYKLGLKNCLLNV
- the cbiD gene encoding cobalt-precorrin-5B (C(1))-methyltransferase CbiD; translated protein: MKKGLSLPLWVAGAARSALKKLVGLPFENYELIKIPNEKKEIKIEIHSVGLIKDDSHALGITFAQSGLDLDITQNLEIWTIASLEKISFNNPVHTIPINIIAGSGVGIKEDTSEICISNFAKEVLYENLLDSIPEGFNLKLEIIFPKGAFLAERTSNKSFGIVNGLSIIGTSAETYSSASPDQLEEAKNNLAKLIQNDFKGEVVFVIGENGLNLAKNYDVNLPIIKIGNWIGPLLVDAAIKKVKTVILFGYHGKLIKLAGGIFHTHNHLADARIEILVYLAVQEKLPPEIIVELSQLDNLENALQLLERFNKSLADKLFKNLSNTIEKRSFTYVNRYVKTDMEIASIIFDRKRKIRWAGNYGNKYVSYFQ
- a CDS encoding DUF6554 family protein, coding for MQGFKKKFIFLTLGIICPLSLQTSKVKAGSFGAEIFCTMRDGGNDHESSWEAAYTYIKKQKGGLFKVSPKQAAAQITESVIRDRETFSYCVEYLDNLHPNRKLIRDLEKEEEKKQKESKDRENKRKRLEKELEEANEEFNEETLERYSY
- the efp gene encoding elongation factor P, which produces MISSNDFRTGTTIELDGQVWRVVEFLHVKPGKGSAFVRTKLKSVQSGNVVEKTFRAGESVQQAILEKSNLQHTYVESGDYVFMDMTSFEETRLSAEQIGRGSKYLKEGMEVNVVFYNDKVLEVELPISITLKVTETDPGVKGDTASGGTKPAILETGAQVMVPLFISVGEMIKVDTRNDSYLGREN
- a CDS encoding pyridoxal-phosphate-dependent aminotransferase family protein, giving the protein MIPGPTPVPEKVLQALSKHPIGHRSKEFQDLVESTTKNLQWLHQTQNDVLTITGSGTAAMEAGIINTLSRGDKVICGENGKFGERWVKVAKEFGLEVIKIDSEWGTPLDPEKFKKILEEDKQKEIKAVILTHSETSTGVINDLETISSYIREHRKALSIVDCVTSLGACNVPVDAWELDIVASGSQKGYMIPPGLSFISMSQKAWEATEKSNLPKFYLNLKSYRKSLLSNSNPYTPAVNLVFALDEALKMMREEGLENIFLRHNKHKLAMSNAVKALNLKLFADEKYLSPSITAIKTDGVDAEEFRKTIKNNFDILLAGGQDHLKGEIFRVGHLGYVNDRDIITVVSAISNTLLNLGKITAEQAGEALVVASKYLAAS
- a CDS encoding HNH endonuclease, with the protein product MHINDAVFLEDLCPKFRLRQWRKSIHRFTGKSCIYCGKPSESIDHVLPRSQGGLSTTENCVPACLSCNGDKSDENALYWYRRQKFYDPRRAMAIRAWLEGDLRLAIRLLQWANPNFKTNKKNCEANESTYKAA
- the pdxA gene encoding 4-hydroxythreonine-4-phosphate dehydrogenase PdxA, with the protein product MNFNSKNNFKVVISIGDESGIGPEIILKALFSRQIPENIEYILVGSNKNLQNTYKNLRSLGVKNIANPNNFQIHDLEISSSNNPSKSSYGNSSFKYLIKAIEIVKQYPNSALVTGPICKKSWSLAGHHFSGQTEVLAKSCGVKNVGMLFTAKSPITGWRFNTLLATTHVALCEVPKLLTIELIHSKLDLLKKFCSTYIENPTLKVAGLNPHAGEEGLLGNEEKIWLNDSLIAWNEKNKDIKLIGPLSPDSCWNSSAKAWRNKDTETHNGILAMYHDQGLIPMKVIALNYSVNTTLGLPFVRTSPDHGTGFDIAGKGIAQSQSMIEAIKTAIEMTRNSRLLNTH
- the accB gene encoding acetyl-CoA carboxylase biotin carboxyl carrier protein; amino-acid sequence: MAMKLDHEDLNRLIEKISTSDIQEFSLEGEDFKLEIKRNLFDQNQLPNNLVSNNSVPNNSFDKQIISSQKSINENVSISNVPETPQVAPPGRSDLTEITSPMVGTFYRAAAPGEEPFVEVGNIVKVGQTICILEAMKLMNEIESEFNAEIVEILVENGTPVEFGQVLMRVKQS
- a CDS encoding AbrB family transcriptional regulator, which translates into the protein MPNINLIYYLIAGGIFGALALKTGIPAAPLAGALIGASILSISGKVDVAEWPIGTRTILEIGIGTVIGTSLTKDSLIDLQTLWRPAILITFTLVITGLAIGLWTSRLLNIDVITTILGAAPGGISGMSLVGSEYGVGAAVATLHAVRLITVLLILPLVVKFLNLFGVIKS